The Polyangium aurulentum genomic interval CGAGAACTTCGACACGCCGAAGTCGAGCACCTTCACGAAGTCGCGCTGGTTCTTCGTGTTGACCAGGTAGACGTTGTCCGGCTTCAGATCGCGGTGAACGATGCCCGCGTCGTGCGCGGCCGCGAGGCCCTCGAGCAGCCCGTGGATGATGGGCGCGGCCTCGGTCGGCGCGAGCCGCTTGCGCTTCTTGATGCGCTGGCCGAGGCTCTCGCCCTCGAGGTACTCCATGACCATGAAGCGCTCGCCCGTCGGCAGGTTGCCGAGGTCGAGCACCTCGACGATGTGCTCGGAGCCGATGCGGCCCGCGGCCTGCGCCTCGCGCTCGAAGCGCTGCACGACGTCGGCCTTCGCGGCTACGGACGAGTGCAGGACCTTGATCGCCACGCGGCGGTGAATGCGCGTGTTGTCGCCCTCGTACACGGCTCCCATGCCGCCTTGGCCGAGCTGGCGCACGATCCGGTACTTGCCTTCGATGATGTCACCGGGCTGAAGCGTCATCGGCTGCCATCTCGCGATCTTGGGAACGGCACGGGAAACGCCATCATAACCCGCCCGGCGCCCATGGAGTCACCTTCTCTGCGCGTGGCAATCGCGCCGCCCCAGTGCGGATCCCCTCACAGATCCGTGGATATCGTTCGCCGCTTCCCCGGTGCAGGCGAGGCGCTCGCCGCCGAGCGCCCGGGCCCTGCGGTTTGCGAGGTCGAAGGCGGGGAGGCGGGCGCGGGCGCATTCGCCGCGTCGCTGCCCTTGGTGCTCCCTTCAACCGCGGAGCCCGTCGCCTTGGCAGCGCTCGATGCAGGCGCCGGAGCCGCAGCCGCGGCATTCGCGGTCGCCGAGGTGGACGGCGCAGTCTCATTGGACGAACCACGCGTCGAGCGCACGAGGAGCATCACCGCCCCTCCGAGGACGAACACCACCGCGAACGCGATCAGGGCGACGATCGGCGCGAGCTTGTGCGACTGCGACGACGGCGCCGGAGCGGGCGCCTGCGCGACGACGGGCGCCGAGGGTTGCCGCGGTCGCGGCGCGGACGCTGGCGCTTGCGCCATGGGTGAGCTCGGAGGAGGGCCGCCTTGTGCGACGGGACCGCTCGGCGGAGGCGGCGCGGCGGGCGGCGGCGCGGCGGGCGGCGGCGCGGCGGGATACGGCAGGTTGTTGTCCTGCCGCCGCATGATCACCGTCCCGTTGTCGGCGAGGGGATCATCCTCGGTGAGCGAAGACAGCACGCGAGGCTCGCGCTGCTGCGGGGTTCCACCTGTCGGTTGATGGCGCTTCATCCAATCGCGGAGCGCCTGATGCAGCTCCTGCGCACTCTGGTATCGCGCAACGGGCTCCTTGGCCATCACCTTGGCCAAGATCGTGGCAAGCTCCGGGTCGACCTCGGGCGCCAGCGTCTCCACCGGCGGCGCCGGCTGAAGGACGATCTTGAAAATGAGCTCGTTGAACGAGCTTGCGTGGAAAGGCACCTGACCGGCGAGGCATTCGTAAAGAATGACGCCGGTGGCGTAAAGATCGGCCCGGCCATCGACGTCGCGCGAGCCCTTGGCCTGCTCCGGCGCCATGTAGTGGGGCGTGCCCACCACCATCCCCGTGCTGGTGAGCGCCATCGATTGGTTTTGGTGATCGCTCAGCTTGGATACGCCGAAATCGAGGATCTTCACGAAGTCGAGCCCATCGGCCCCGCGCAGGAGGAAGATGTTCGCGGGCTTGAGATCGCGGTGCACGATGCCGGCCGCGTGCGCGGCGGAGAGGCCCGCGAGGATCTGGCAGACGAGGCGCACGGCCTCCTCGCACATCAGCCGGCCTCGCTCGCGCATGCGCTGGCGCAGCGTCACGCCCTCGAGCAGCTCCATGACCATGAAGCGCGCGCCATCGGGCAGCTGGCCCAGCTCGATCACCCGCGCGATGTGATTGGAGCCGATGCGCGAGGCGGCCTCGGCCTCGCGCTCGAAGCGCTTGAGCGTCTCGTGATGCGCGGCGAGCTCTTTGTGCAGCGTCTTGATCGCGACGCGCCGCTTCTGCTCGACGTTCTCGCCCTCGTAGACCGCGCCCATGCCGCCCGTACCGAGCAGGCGCAGGAGGCGATACTTTCCTCCGTAGATCTGGCCGAACTGGAGATCCATCGCTGGGCGCGCCGTCCGATGCTCGGGCACGCTATCATGCCCGCGTTTCAGGTCGCCACCGATCGACGAGCGCGGTTTCAGGCCGCTTTCGTCTCCTCCGTCGACCCCGCGCCGAGGGGCTCGACCTCGTCGAGGCGCCTGTAATCCATCAACCGCGCGCCGTCCTCCTGCGTGATCGACACGTCGGCGAAACGGACATCGTGGGCGATGTCGTCGAGCGTGTAGCGAGCACGCGCGTGGATCGTCATCTGCGGCCGCCACCGATCACGGAGGACGCGGGTGGTGGGCGACAGCCCGTTGCTCGACCGTGTGCGCGCGGTCGCAGCCCAGGGGGAACGAACCCAGCCGCGTGCGCTCACGTCGTGCTCGCCCCTGGACGGCCGCTCTCCATCGCGGTAACGGCGGGCCGTGCTCGTTGGCCTCGATCGGCTTCCACGCCTCCCCGCCCTCACCAACCGGCTCGCTCGCACGCGACTCGGCGTCCTCGCTCACCCGGCCAGCGTCGATCGAGGGATCGACCACATAGGCGACGTCCTCGCCCGGCTCGGCGTGAAGCCATCGCTCTTCCTCGGCCCCGAGCACGGCTACGGCGGCGAGGAGCAGTACATGGTCGGCGTGCCCGACGCCCGCGACGCGCGCACCGGCGCGCCCATCGTGAGCCTCTACGGCGACAAGTTCGAGGACCTGTCACCGCGCCCCGAGCACCTCGCCGCGATCGACCTGCTGCTCATCGATCTCGCCGACGTCGGCGCGCGTTACTACACGTTCGTCTGGACAGCCCTGCTCGCCGTGCGCGCCGCGGCCAAGGCGGGCGTGCCCGTGATCCTGCTCGATCGGCCCAACCCGATCTCGGGCTCCGAGCGCGCGGTCGAGGGCCGCACGCAGCGCCCAGGGTTCCTGTCGTTCGTCGGCCTCGAGCCGATGCCGATCCGCCATGGCCTGACGCCCGGCGAGATCGTCGCGCTCTTCGCAGGCCGCGATGGCTTGCCGCTCGGCGATGCGCTCTCGATCGTCGCGATCGAGGGCTGGGACCGCGAGGGGTACGCCGACGCGTGGGATCGCCCCTTCGTGATGCCCTCGCCGAACATGCCCACGGCCGAGACCGCGATCGTCTACCCGGGCGGATGCCTGCTCGAAGGGACGAACCTCTCCGAAGGGCGCGGAACGACGCGGCCGTTCGAGATCGTTGGAGCTCCATGGATCGACGGGCACGCGCTCGCGCGTGATCTGCGCGCGACGGGCCTCACGGGCTTCGTGCCCCGGCCGCTGACCTTCCGGCCCACGTTCCACAAGTTCGCCGGGGAGATCTGCGGCGGCGTGCAGATTCACGTGACCGATCGCTCCGCGTTCCGGCCCGTGGCGGTGTACGTCGCGCTCGTGGCGCTCGCGCGGCGTCAGAACACCGAGCGCTTCGCCTTCCGCACCGATCTGTACGAGTACATCGACACGATCCCCGCGTTCGACCTGCTCATGGGAGCGGACGAGTGCCGGCGCGCGATCGAGGCGCACAGAGACGCGCGCTCGATCGCGGAGGCCGCATCGAACCCCGATCCGGAGTGGCCCGACGTCATGCACGAGGCGCGCACGGCGCTCGGCAAGGCCGCGATCTGAGCAGCGCCGCCGTTCGCGGCGGTGCGAGATCGCTCGGGACTAAAGCACGCGGTCGACGTCGCCGTCGCCCCACGTGTAGTACCAGCGCGCGGCGTCGAAGAGCGCCGGGTCCGCGTCGGACGCGGCGAACACCTGGAAGGGCTTGGACTCGCGAGGCAAAAAGCCCGCGCTGATGAGCCCCGCCGCGGCCGGGCCCTGCTCGTTGAGCTGCGTCGTGAGCGACGTCTCGTCACAAGCGTCGGAGACGGCGCGCAGAAGGCGCGTGAAGCTGTCGGCCGGCGCGAGCATGTCCACCACGGCGGCCCGCCCCGCGCGACGCTCGATGACGCACACGCCCGCCGTGCGATTGCCTTCGAGGACCGCGTACGCGCGCTGCGCCCCCGCGGGGCTCGCGCCGAAGCGCCACGCGTAATGGGCCGCGTCGCGCACCGGGGCCACCATCGACTTGTTCACCGAGCGCTCCCACACCTCCTCGACCCGTTTGTCGCAGCCCTCGATCGGCGCGAGCCGCACCCCCCTGCGCGAACCGATGCTCGCGAAGCGCCGCAGCAAGCCGTGCACGGCGTGAGGCCGGGCGTAGCGGCGCACGTGCGTGACGACCCGCGCCCCCGCGCGCTCGAGGGCCCGCAGGTTGTACGGCTCGGGCGGCCCGAACATCAGCTCGATGCCCTCCTCGCGCATGTACGAGGACACGGCCTTGTGCATGCTCGTCGCGACGCCGCGGCGGCGCGCCACGGGCCGCACGTACCCATCGCCGCCGATGGATCCCATACGCACCCGCCCCGCCACCACGATGCGACGCGGAAACACCGAGGTCAGCCCGAGCGGCTCCCCGGTCTTGTTGTCGTATGCGACCACCGTCAACGCTCGACCGTGCGGATTCTGCTCGTATAGCCAGGCATGACGCCGCACGACGTCCGCCCCGGGCATGTGCTCGGAGAGCATTTCGAGCACGTGAATCTTGTGCTTCTCGGTCGCTCGTTCGATGCGGATTTCCTGGTTTTCCACGGCGAGGCGAGCGAAGTGCAACATTCACGCCCCGCGCGAGCGTGCGAATCGTGCGCTAGAGAATGTCGAATGGGTAAGCGCCGTCGGCGTAGCTGCGGCTCGCCACCGCTTTGCGCAGTTCGTCGTCGTTCCGGGCGAAATCGGAGACGTGCTGGCGCAGGCGCTTGTGCGCCATGTTCACGTAGAGCTGCGTGAGATCGACCTCGCGGCGCGCTCCGTCCTCGCCACGCCGCTCGATGGCGCGCGTGGCGCGGGAGAGACACGCCGCGATCGCGTACAGATCCATCGCCATCTCGGCGATGCGGTACTGCGTGAACTGCATCTCGGCGATCTCGCGCCCGTGCTTGCGCAGCACGTTCTCCGTCTGCGACGCTAGCTCGCTCGTGTAGTCCTCGAAGATCACCGCCTCGCGGCTGAGCAGGGGATGACACCGCGTCATGCGCTCGCGACCGAGCGCCGCCCGCGCCTTGCGGAGCGCGAAATCGCCGAGCAATCCAAAGCCCTTGATCGGCTCGCGCATCGCCTTCGCCACCTCGGCCAGCTCCTTGCCCGGACCCGCCATGCCCGAGAGCGCGATGAAGCAGCGAAGGATCTCGTTGGTGCCCTCGAAGATCAGGTTGATGCGCGCGTCGCGCAGGATCCGCTCGTAGGGATAGTCGGCCATGTAGCCGATGCCCGCCGCGATCTGCAGGCCCTCGTTGACGATCCCCCAGAGGATCTCCGAGCCCTTCACCTTGCAGATCGCGCTCTCGAGCGAGTAGTCCGCGAGCTTCGCGTCGACGATGCCGGCCGCGAGGTACGTCATCGACTCGAGCGCGTACGTCTCGGCGAGCATGCGGCTGATCTTGTCCTTGATGAGGCCGAACTCGCCGATGTTTCGGCCGAACGCGCGGCGCTCCTGCACGCGCTCGAGGGCGAGGCGCACGAGCTGCTTGGCGACGCCGACGCACCCGGATGCGAGCCCGAGGCGGCCGCTGTTCAGGACCTCCATCGCGACCTTGAAGCCCTTGCCCACCTCGCCGAGCACGTTCTCGCGAGGCACGCGCACGTCGTCGAGGAAGATCTCGGTCGTCGACGAGCCGCGGATGCCGAGCTTGTCCTCGTTCGGGCCGCTCTTCACGCCCATCCCGCGCTCGACGACGAACGCCGTGATCTTCGGCTTCGCTCCCTCCTCGAGGGCGCTCGTGCGCGCGAAGACCGTGAACACGTCGGCAAAACCTCCGTTCGTGATCCAGATCTTCGACCCGTTGAGCACGTAGTGCGACCCGTCCGAAGACAGCTCCGCGCGCGTCTTGATCGCGGCCGCGTCGGAGCCCGCGGAGGGCTCGGTCAGGGCGAAGGCCGCGGTGTGCTCACCCGTCGCGAGCTTCGGCAGGTAGCGCTTCTTCTGGTCGGGCGTGCCGAAGAGCAGGATCGCCTTCAGGCCGATCGACTGGTGCGCGCCGAGCGTCACCGCGATCGACGGATCGAGCCCGCCGATCTCCTGCATCACGCGCGCGTACGCCGAGGCCCCGAGCCCGCTGCCGCCGTGCTCGGTGGGGATCTGCAGGCCGAACAGGCCGAGGCCCTTCAAGCCCTCGAGCACCTCGGGCGGGATCTTGTGCTCGCGATCGATCCTCGCGCTGTCGACGTTGGCCGCGAAGAATCGCCGCACGCTGTCGAGGATCATCGAGGTTGTCTGGCGATCCTCCGCCGTCATCTCGGGGTACGGAAAGATCATGTCCTCGGCGATGACGCCGTGGAACAGCGCCTTCGTGAAGCTCTGCTCGATCAGCGGGGGCATGACCCCTTCGTTAGCGCGAAGGAGGCGTCAGCGCGAGGGAGGCGCGGGAGCAGGCGCCGAAGCAGGCTCGATGGAGGGCCTGCCCTCGGGCGCGCTCTTCGGTCCGGCAGCGCTCTCGGCGGTCGCGGCGCCGCCGTTCGCGGGTTCGTCCTTGCTGCCGTTCTCCGCTTCCTCCTTGCCGTTGCCGTTGCCGTTGCGCGGCTCGGCGGGCGAGTGGACCACGGTGGGCACGGGCGTCGCCGTGGGGGGCGGCAGCACGGCGATGGGCGTCTTGTCGGCGGAGGCCTTCTCGGCGGCGGCCTTCTCGGCGTCGCGCTGCCACGGGTACTTGATGCGGCCGTGGTAGAGGTTCACCAGCGTCGTGGCCATGCGCGTGGAGATGATGCGCAGGTCCTCGAGCGTCAGGCCCGACTCGTCGAGCTGCCCCGACGACAGCTTGGTGAAGATGACGCGCTGGATCATCTCCTCGAACTTCTTGTGCTCGGGAGGCCAGATGGTGCGGCTCGCCGCCTCGATCGAGTCGACGAGCATGAGGATCGCCGTCTCCTTGGTCTGCGGCTTCATCCCCGGGTAGCGGAAGTACTCCGCCGTGAGCCCGCGCGGATTGCCCGACTCGCGGCACTTGTGCCAGAAGAACTCGACGACCTGCGTGCCGTGGTGCGTGTAGGAGAACTCGACCACGGGCTCGGGGATGTGCCCGTCGCGCAGGATCTTCGTCCCGAGCACGACGTGCGCCATGATCGCGTCGGCCGAGACCTCGGGATCGAGATCCTCGTGCGGCGAGCGCTCGCCGTGCGCGAGGTTCTCCACGAAGTACTTGGGCTGAACGGTCTTGCCGAGGTCGTGGTAGTAGGCGCCGACGCGCGTGAGCAGCGCATCGGCGCCGATCGCTGCGGCCGCGGCCTCTGCGAGGTTCGCCATCGCGCGCGCGTGCTCCCAGCTCCCGGGCGCCTCGGCCGCCATCTTCTTCAGGAGCGGCTGCTCGAGGTCGGTGAGGTCGAGCAGCTTCTCGCGCGAGACATGCCCCATCGCCCGCTCGGCCGGATCGCGCAGCGCGCGCGCCAGGACGCCCGCGAGCATGCCGCCGCCGATGCACCCGAGCACGTTCGACCCGGTGCCGCGGAAGAGGTCCGCCACGAGATCGAACCTGCCCTCGAACACCACGGTGAGCGCGACGAACGCCACCGCTCCCGCCACGCCCGCGAGCGTGCCGGCGATGATCATCTGCCTGACGTGCTTGCGGTTGAAGAAGAACAGCGTGGCCGCGACGCCGCGCACGAGCAGCACCGACAGCAGCACCTGATCGAAGCGCAGGAGCGACGCGGCGACGAACGCGACCGCGAGGTCGACCAGGAAGGCCGTACGGCGATCGAACGCGTGCGCCACCCACAGCGGCAGCGCCGCCATGGGCACCCAGAACTCGGGTAAGCCCGTGAAGAGCAGGATCCCCTTCGCGAGCGCGACGCTGCCGGCCATCAGCGCGAGCAGTCCGACCTGCGCGCGCATCAGCCGCACACGGTTCTGCCCGAAGCGCCTCAGGTACGAGGTCAGCATCAAGCAGACGATGAAGTGGATGACGAAGACCGACACGAGCCGGCTCATCGCCGGCGGCCTTCGGATCGACTCGTAGGCGAAGGCGGCGCGGTGCTCGTCGTTCTCCTCTTGCAGGATCGTCCCGCGGGGCACGACCACGCGGGCGTGCTCGTAGGACAGACGTCCCGTGCGCGCGTCACGCACGATGCGCGGGCCGTACGGGATCCGCAGCGTCACCGGAGCGGCGGCGCCCAGCCTGGGGGCCAGCGATGGGACGTAGAGGTCGAACGTGCCGATCGCCGTGAACAACCCGGCAAAGATCACACTCAGCACGAGGCCAGCCGTCGCCCCGGCTCGAACACGCGTACGCAACATCGGATCGCTTTGGCCTTGGGAGTGCCCGCCGCCGTGCTGCGGCCGAGTCGTCCCCGGAGCGCGCAGGTCGGCCGAAGCTAGCAGGTCGTGCGCCTCGCGTCAGGGCACGATCGTCGCAGGCCGGACATCTTTATGGCGATCAGCACGCGCGCCCGCCAGGAACGGAAAGACGAACCTGTCGCCTAAAACGAACGATTCCGATGGCTTCAATGGCATCCCTCGACACCGCTCCAAAGGGCGCGTTCCACGATTGCCGGGCGGCTCGAAAGTTGCTACGCACACATAATGTCGTCCCCGCTCCGCGAGCTGCTCTCGAGCCGACGGAGCGCGCTCGTCATGGGGGTTTGTAACCGCACGCCGGACTCTTTCTCGGATGGTGGGCTTTTCCTCGACGAAACGGCGGCGGAGGCGCACGTGCGGACCCTTCTGGCGGAGGGGGCCGACATCATCGATATCGGCGCCGAATCGACGCGCCCAGGCTCCTCACCCGTCGCGGAGGACGAGCAGATCACGCGCATCGGCCCGCTCGTGCGTGCGAGCGTGGCCATGGGCGCGCTCGTGTCGATCGACACCACCTCGCCCGTCGTCGCCGAGCACGCGCTCCGCGAGGGCGCACGCATCGTGAACACGGTCTCGCTCGAGCCAGCCGCCGAGCTCGGCGCGCTCGCATCGCGCTTCGGCGCAGCGCTCGTGCTCATGCACAGCCGCGGCTCGATGTCCGACATGCGCGGCTATTCGGTCTACGACGACAACGCGTACGACGACATCGTCGACGACGTCGCGCGCGAATGGCGCTCGGCCGCCGATCGGGCGCTCGAGGCGGGTCTTTCGCGCGACGAGCTGGTGCTCGATCCGGGCCTCGGCTTCGCGAAGAACGCGCGCCACTCGATCGAGCTGTGCGCGCGCCTCGACGAGCTGTGCGCGCTCGGCTTCCCCGTGCTCGTCGGCGCGAGCCGCAAATCGTTCGTCGCGCGGGCTGCTTCCGCGGGCAAGGACGCGCCTCTCGCGCCCCCTGCAGAGCGGCTCGGTGGAACGATCGCGGCCACGCTCGCGTGCGTCGCGCGAGGGGCGGCGATCGTCCGGGTGCACGAGGTCGCGCCCGTGAAGCAGGCGCTCGGTGTGATGGCGGCGATCACGGCAGTCGCGGCGAGGAGGAGCTAGCGCGATGCTCGACGGACTGCTCCGCCTCTTCGCCGCGCGACCGCTGTTTCAGGTCCTCCGCGATCTCCTCGACATCTTCATCGTCGCCTACGTCATCTACCGCGCGCTGCTCGTCTTGCGCGGCACGCGCGCGATGCAGATGGGCATCGGGCTCGGCATCGTCTTTCTGCTCTACCTCGCGGCGAAGACGTTCGAGTTCGTCACGCTCCTGCACCTCCTGTCGTGGCTCCTGTCGTCGATCATCCTGATCGTCGTCGTCGTCTTCCAGAACGACATCCGCCGCGCGCTCATCCGCATGGGCTCGAAGGCGTGGCTCGCTGGCGGACGCGAGCAGCAGTCCCGCGTGATCGACGAGGTCGTGGCCGCGGCGACCGAGCTCGCGCGCCACCGCATGGGCGCGCTCATCGCCTTCGAGCAGGACGCCAACGTGCTCGAGTTCTGCAAGAGCGAGGGCATCCCGCTCGACTCGGTCGTCACGCGCGAGCTGCTCGTGAGCCTCTTCGTGCCCGAGTCGGTGAACAAGCTGCACGACGGCGCGATCCTGATCCGCGATCTCAAGATCGCGCGC includes:
- a CDS encoding acyl-CoA dehydrogenase family protein, which codes for MPPLIEQSFTKALFHGVIAEDMIFPYPEMTAEDRQTTSMILDSVRRFFAANVDSARIDREHKIPPEVLEGLKGLGLFGLQIPTEHGGSGLGASAYARVMQEIGGLDPSIAVTLGAHQSIGLKAILLFGTPDQKKRYLPKLATGEHTAAFALTEPSAGSDAAAIKTRAELSSDGSHYVLNGSKIWITNGGFADVFTVFARTSALEEGAKPKITAFVVERGMGVKSGPNEDKLGIRGSSTTEIFLDDVRVPRENVLGEVGKGFKVAMEVLNSGRLGLASGCVGVAKQLVRLALERVQERRAFGRNIGEFGLIKDKISRMLAETYALESMTYLAAGIVDAKLADYSLESAICKVKGSEILWGIVNEGLQIAAGIGYMADYPYERILRDARINLIFEGTNEILRCFIALSGMAGPGKELAEVAKAMREPIKGFGLLGDFALRKARAALGRERMTRCHPLLSREAVIFEDYTSELASQTENVLRKHGREIAEMQFTQYRIAEMAMDLYAIAACLSRATRAIERRGEDGARREVDLTQLYVNMAHKRLRQHVSDFARNDDELRKAVASRSYADGAYPFDIL
- the folP gene encoding dihydropteroate synthase, translated to MSSPLRELLSSRRSALVMGVCNRTPDSFSDGGLFLDETAAEAHVRTLLAEGADIIDIGAESTRPGSSPVAEDEQITRIGPLVRASVAMGALVSIDTTSPVVAEHALREGARIVNTVSLEPAAELGALASRFGAALVLMHSRGSMSDMRGYSVYDDNAYDDIVDDVAREWRSAADRALEAGLSRDELVLDPGLGFAKNARHSIELCARLDELCALGFPVLVGASRKSFVARAASAGKDAPLAPPAERLGGTIAATLACVARGAAIVRVHEVAPVKQALGVMAAITAVAARRS
- a CDS encoding HDIG domain-containing metalloprotein gives rise to the protein MLSVIFAGLFTAIGTFDLYVPSLAPRLGAAAPVTLRIPYGPRIVRDARTGRLSYEHARVVVPRGTILQEENDEHRAAFAYESIRRPPAMSRLVSVFVIHFIVCLMLTSYLRRFGQNRVRLMRAQVGLLALMAGSVALAKGILLFTGLPEFWVPMAALPLWVAHAFDRRTAFLVDLAVAFVAASLLRFDQVLLSVLLVRGVAATLFFFNRKHVRQMIIAGTLAGVAGAVAFVALTVVFEGRFDLVADLFRGTGSNVLGCIGGGMLAGVLARALRDPAERAMGHVSREKLLDLTDLEQPLLKKMAAEAPGSWEHARAMANLAEAAAAAIGADALLTRVGAYYHDLGKTVQPKYFVENLAHGERSPHEDLDPEVSADAIMAHVVLGTKILRDGHIPEPVVEFSYTHHGTQVVEFFWHKCRESGNPRGLTAEYFRYPGMKPQTKETAILMLVDSIEAASRTIWPPEHKKFEEMIQRVIFTKLSSGQLDESGLTLEDLRIISTRMATTLVNLYHGRIKYPWQRDAEKAAAEKASADKTPIAVLPPPTATPVPTVVHSPAEPRNGNGNGKEEAENGSKDEPANGGAATAESAAGPKSAPEGRPSIEPASAPAPAPPSR
- a CDS encoding serine/threonine-protein kinase, which translates into the protein MPEHRTARPAMDLQFGQIYGGKYRLLRLLGTGGMGAVYEGENVEQKRRVAIKTLHKELAAHHETLKRFEREAEAASRIGSNHIARVIELGQLPDGARFMVMELLEGVTLRQRMRERGRLMCEEAVRLVCQILAGLSAAHAAGIVHRDLKPANIFLLRGADGLDFVKILDFGVSKLSDHQNQSMALTSTGMVVGTPHYMAPEQAKGSRDVDGRADLYATGVILYECLAGQVPFHASSFNELIFKIVLQPAPPVETLAPEVDPELATILAKVMAKEPVARYQSAQELHQALRDWMKRHQPTGGTPQQREPRVLSSLTEDDPLADNGTVIMRRQDNNLPYPAAPPPAAPPPAAPPPPSGPVAQGGPPPSSPMAQAPASAPRPRQPSAPVVAQAPAPAPSSQSHKLAPIVALIAFAVVFVLGGAVMLLVRSTRGSSNETAPSTSATANAAAAAPAPASSAAKATGSAVEGSTKGSDAANAPAPASPPSTSQTAGPGRSAASASPAPGKRRTISTDL
- a CDS encoding GNAT family N-acetyltransferase, whose translation is MENQEIRIERATEKHKIHVLEMLSEHMPGADVVRRHAWLYEQNPHGRALTVVAYDNKTGEPLGLTSVFPRRIVVAGRVRMGSIGGDGYVRPVARRRGVATSMHKAVSSYMREEGIELMFGPPEPYNLRALERAGARVVTHVRRYARPHAVHGLLRRFASIGSRRGVRLAPIEGCDKRVEEVWERSVNKSMVAPVRDAAHYAWRFGASPAGAQRAYAVLEGNRTAGVCVIERRAGRAAVVDMLAPADSFTRLLRAVSDACDETSLTTQLNEQGPAAAGLISAGFLPRESKPFQVFAASDADPALFDAARWYYTWGDGDVDRVL
- a CDS encoding exo-beta-N-acetylmuramidase NamZ domain-containing protein; translation: MLVGLDRLPRLPALTNRLARTRLGVLAHPASVDRGIDHIGDVLARLGVKPSLFLGPEHGYGGEEQYMVGVPDARDARTGAPIVSLYGDKFEDLSPRPEHLAAIDLLLIDLADVGARYYTFVWTALLAVRAAAKAGVPVILLDRPNPISGSERAVEGRTQRPGFLSFVGLEPMPIRHGLTPGEIVALFAGRDGLPLGDALSIVAIEGWDREGYADAWDRPFVMPSPNMPTAETAIVYPGGCLLEGTNLSEGRGTTRPFEIVGAPWIDGHALARDLRATGLTGFVPRPLTFRPTFHKFAGEICGGVQIHVTDRSAFRPVAVYVALVALARRQNTERFAFRTDLYEYIDTIPAFDLLMGADECRRAIEAHRDARSIAEAASNPDPEWPDVMHEARTALGKAAI